GAGGTAATCAAGATATTTCCGGAAAATCAACCGATTAAAATATATGTAGACTCTAATCAAATACTTTTCCGGAATGAAGATATTGAATTGATTTCCAGAGTGATTGATGGGGAATACCCGGACTATGAGCAAATCATTCCTAAGTCTATTGATAACGAAATTACTATTAATAAAGATCAATTAGTGAATGCGGTGAAGTTGGCCAGTAATTTTTCCGGTAAGACAAACGATGTGAAACTAAAAATTAATGAAAATAAGAAAGTTCTGGAAGTCTATTCCGCTAGTCAATATTTAGGGGAGAATAATTATATGATTCCGGTTAAGTTAAAAGGAGTAGGGTTCGATGAGATATCTTTTAACTGGCGTTATTTCTTGGATGGTTTGAAAACTATCGACAACGAGAATTTGGTTTTCGGTGTTAATGACACTAATAAACCGTCAGTAATAAAACCGGTTGAGGATGCATCTTATTTCTATATTTTGATGCCCATCAAGACGGTATAGATAAAGTAGAAAGTAGACAGTAGTAAGCAAGGAAAAAAGAAATAAAAAAATCGGGTTGTAAGGCCCGGTTTTTTGTTCTTATGTTTTTCTACTTACTACTTACTACCGGCTACTCGCTACTACTTGTACAGTATTAATTCCCGGGAGGTTTTATTGTTGAGATCATCGGTAATGGTCAATTTAAAGAAATTTTGAAGCTCTATGTCGGATAAATTTAAGTTTTTTACGTAAACAAATTCTTTTCCTTGGCTGACTTGTTGGTCTATTAATTTATCGTTGAAGAATACTTCTACCTTTTTTATATTATTGGCGGATTTAATATTCGCCACGATATTTAAAGGATTTCTGATAAAGCTGCCGTTTAATGGGGTTACGAGGTCTAAAGTAAGATTACTTTCTGATTCGCTTTTAATATAAGCTCCGGCAGGAATCGGTTTGTTGTATATCTGATCAAAATTAGGAATATTAATTTTTGCCCAAGCGATAGTTGGGTCTTCCCAGTTTAAGAATTGGGCATCGTTTTCCGGTTCGCTCGGATAAGGTCCGAGGGGATTATTTTTACTGACATAATATAAAATATCGTGGATTTGCGGAATCTTTTCACTGCCAAACCAATAATTGACAACATATTCTCCTTTTAAAATTGGTTTCTCCACATAAATAGGATCTGGTTGAGCGAAGGAATCAGTTGGCATTTCTCTTAAAGCCTCTCTCATAAAAGAACTCCACATCGGAATAGCGGCCAGAAGACTACTACCTCTTTTTTGCATCGGAGTATTATCGTTGTTGCCTGCCCAAACTCCGACTACGAGAGATTTTGTGTAGCCGATAGTCCAAGCGTCCCGATAGTCGTTGGTTGTGCCGGTTTTCAAAGCAACTTCTTGGTTAGGGAAAAGCGTCAAACCTAGGCTGTTTTGGAAAAGTACAGAGCGGCTTTCTATATCGGAGAGGATGTTGTTAATCATTCTAGCGTATTGCGCCTCGATGACATTTTCCGGTTGGTCAGAATATTCCTCCAAAATTCTCTCTTTGTCGGAAACCTTAAGAACTAGGCTTTGTGTATGTTTGATTCCATCTTGGGCGAAAACAGAATAGGCATTTACTAAGTCAATTAATTTAGCTTCGCCTCCTCCTAAAACCAGTGATAGTCCGTAACGACTTCTTTCGGTTAAAGTGGTGATTCCGAAAGCCTTAGTCAGTTTTAAAAAATTATCTATTCCGGCCAGGTATAAGGTTTTGATAGATGGAATGTTTATAGATTGGCTTAATCCCTGGCGTAAAGTTACCGGGCCGCGGAATATTTCGTCAAAGTTTTGAGGTTTGTAGCTTTTCTCCGGGTTTCCGGTGTTGTCGAATTCCGTTTCTACGTCAAAAACGATCGTATCGGGCGTGTAGCCCTTTTTAAAAGCCGCTACGTAAGCGAAGGGTTTGATAGTAGAACCCGGCTGTCGCAAGCCCTGAGCCGCGACGTTGAAATTCCCCTGCGCCTTGGTATCAAAATAATTTCTCGAGCCTACCAAGGCCAGAATTTGGCCGGTGTTGGCATCCTGGGCAATCAAGGCTGCATTTTTTCCGGCGTACAACTCCTCATTCCTTTGTGCTCCCTCCTCGACGGCCTTTTCTGCCTGTTCCTGTAATTTCCAATCCAAAGAGGTAATCACTTCTAATCCGGCCGTTCGGACAAAGTCTTCACCATATTTATTATTCAGATAATCCTGGACCATAATCACGAAATGAGGAGCTTTGATTGTCGTGAAGTTTGGTGAAAATTTAAATTTGAATTTTTGGGCCTTTTCTTTTTCCTCCTCGGTGATGAATCCGGACTCGACCATTTTTTCCAGAACCGTATTTTTGCGCGCCAATAGTTCTTTTTCGTGGCTTCCATATGGAGAAAAATAAGAAGGCGCCTTCGGTAAACTCGCCAAAAGAGCCGCCTCTGCCAGGTTCAGATCTTTGGCGTTTTTATCAAAAAAAGCTTTACTAGCCGCTTCGATGCCATAGGCATTTGATCCATAAGGAATTTGATTTAAATAAAGACTTAAAATTTCATCTTTAGTGTATTCTTTCTCAAGTTTAATAGACAAAAAAAGCTCTTTTATTTTTCTAGTGACCGTGCGGTCGTCGGTTAAGAAGGCTTTTTTTACGAGCTGTTGGGTAATAGTGGAGCCGCCTTGGTCTATGCGCCCCTTGAGTAAATTTACCCCGAAGGCACGCAGGATTCCTTTCCAGTCTACTGCTCCGTGGTTGTAGAAGTTGTCATCCTCGATGGAGATGGCTGCCTGCTTTGCATAGGCGGGGATCTCTTCGAATGGAATGATGGTGCGCTTCTCTTCTCCGTGTATTTCATAAAGCAATGTTTCTCCGGTACGGTCATATATCTTCGTAGATTCAGAAACCTGACGGCTGACTAGAATGTCCGTATCGGGTAAGTCTTTTATAAGCAAAAAGAAATAAGCTAGGCCGACAAACAGCAGGCCGCCTATTACTGTCAATATATATCGGTAGTGTTTAAGAGGAAATTTGACTAAAAACTTTAAAAACTTCTTCATACTAGAGTATTTGAGCATTGCCTATATTATAACGTAAAACCCCCGAGTTCAACTCGAGGGCTTTACGTTAGGTTTAGAATTCGTCTTCTTTGGACAATTCTTCTTCCTTAAGCTTTTCCACACTTTCCGTTTTCTCTTCTCCTTCTTCGTCGTCATCAACTAACAAATCGTCTTTATCTCCATCGGCATCGGCATCCTCTTCTTCATCCATCGGGTCGAGATCGTCCCCGGCCATATTTAAAAGATATTTTTCCTCTTCCATTGTTGATTTTTTCATAGAGCGACCTTTGATATTTTTTTTACTAAATAATAAAAAAGATTATATATCGGTTTATTTTGCTGTCAACCCCCGCTCCAGCTTTTGATGACTGGCGGCAGTCAGGGCGATGGCGATAGCATCTACCGCATCATCATAGCCTTTTAGCTCCGGTATTTTTAATATACTTTTCACCATTTTAGCCACACCCTGTTTGTCTATGAGGCCATTGCCGGCGACATTTGATTTAACTTCAGTCGGGCCATACTCAACAATCGGGATGTTTTTTGCTATTAAAGCCGCCAGTAATACTCCACGGGCCTGCGCTACTGCCATAGCGGTTTTTTGATTTTTAGCAAAGAAGATTTTTTCAATCGCCGCCAATTCCGGATTTGAGTCTTTGAGTAGTTTTTCGAATTTTTTTGAAAAATTGGCTATTTTTTCTGTAAGAGTTTTTTCTCGGGCCTCGA
This bacterium DNA region includes the following protein-coding sequences:
- the ruvC gene encoding crossover junction endodeoxyribonuclease RuvC, whose translation is MRILGIDPGTSRIGFGLIETAGGLRLIDYGVIEAREKTLTEKIANFSKKFEKLLKDSNPELAAIEKIFFAKNQKTAMAVAQARGVLLAALIAKNIPIVEYGPTEVKSNVAGNGLIDKQGVAKMVKSILKIPELKGYDDAVDAIAIALTAASHQKLERGLTAK
- a CDS encoding transglycosylase domain-containing protein, giving the protein MKKFLKFLVKFPLKHYRYILTVIGGLLFVGLAYFFLLIKDLPDTDILVSRQVSESTKIYDRTGETLLYEIHGEEKRTIIPFEEIPAYAKQAAISIEDDNFYNHGAVDWKGILRAFGVNLLKGRIDQGGSTITQQLVKKAFLTDDRTVTRKIKELFLSIKLEKEYTKDEILSLYLNQIPYGSNAYGIEAASKAFFDKNAKDLNLAEAALLASLPKAPSYFSPYGSHEKELLARKNTVLEKMVESGFITEEEKEKAQKFKFKFSPNFTTIKAPHFVIMVQDYLNNKYGEDFVRTAGLEVITSLDWKLQEQAEKAVEEGAQRNEELYAGKNAALIAQDANTGQILALVGSRNYFDTKAQGNFNVAAQGLRQPGSTIKPFAYVAAFKKGYTPDTIVFDVETEFDNTGNPEKSYKPQNFDEIFRGPVTLRQGLSQSINIPSIKTLYLAGIDNFLKLTKAFGITTLTERSRYGLSLVLGGGEAKLIDLVNAYSVFAQDGIKHTQSLVLKVSDKERILEEYSDQPENVIEAQYARMINNILSDIESRSVLFQNSLGLTLFPNQEVALKTGTTNDYRDAWTIGYTKSLVVGVWAGNNDNTPMQKRGSSLLAAIPMWSSFMREALREMPTDSFAQPDPIYVEKPILKGEYVVNYWFGSEKIPQIHDILYYVSKNNPLGPYPSEPENDAQFLNWEDPTIAWAKINIPNFDQIYNKPIPAGAYIKSESESNLTLDLVTPLNGSFIRNPLNIVANIKSANNIKKVEVFFNDKLIDQQVSQGKEFVYVKNLNLSDIELQNFFKLTITDDLNNKTSRELILYK